The window GACTGGAAACGGGGTGGTTCTGTTTGAGTGACAGCTGCAGCCTGGCATGAGAAATGTATGTGTCTGCACATTCTGATGAGACACTAAGTGCTAAATATTCCCTCGTTTGCCCAGCTTTTGGGGAGAATGCACGCTTGGGCCTGCTGCTTAGGCTCTGGGTGGGCTGGGGAtagggtgtgtgtggtgggagggtCTTCATTCTCTGGACACCTTGAATACGCAGGCATGGAGAATGACAGATGATACCAGGCCATTTAGAATCCAGGCTGCTGGCTCATCCATAGTGTGGAACCTGTGGGTAATGGCCTAAGCCCCAcacctagggccagattttaaaaggtattcaggtgcctaCGGATGTAGACAGGCATCGAGTGGGATTTTCTAAAGAACCTAATGAGGTTAGGCACCTAGgcacctggtgggattttcaaaagtttctgCAGCTTCAGACACctgaatatctttaaaaatctggcccttaggtgTTTTTCAACCTTTAGGTGTTGTATTATTTGTATGGTAGTAGCACCAAGGAACTTCAGTCATGGACAGggcccgttgtgctaggcactggacagACCCAGACCAAAAAGATGGCCCCGGTCCCTACAATCTACATATTTTAAAGCCTGCTTCCCCTTTTTAATGTGTCTTTTCATCCCCTTCTGTTTCCTTGCTTATTTTACCTTCTCGCTAATTAGTTCCAAACAGGGTCAGTGTGGAGATTAAATCAGCTTTAGGATCCCAGCCCTGGCAGGCTCAGGAAACCCCTGATAACGCCTCTGGCAGGGTACGGCAGAGCCTGGGGGAGAGAGCGTGCTGTTTCCTTTAGCGAGCAAAGCGAAGGCCCAGACACCAGCAGCATCACAGAGCTGTGGGCTTCTTTTTctttagcaaaaagaacaggagtacttgtggcaccttagagactaacaaatttattagagcataagcgttcgtggactacagcccacttcttcggatgcatacagagtggaataaatattgaggagatatatacacacacatacagagagcataaacaggtgggagttgtcttaccaactctgagaggccaattaagtaagagaaaaaaacttttgaagtgataatcaagatagcccagtacagacagtttgataagaagtgtgagaatacttacaaggggagatagattcaatgtttgtaatggctcagccattcccagtccttattcaatcctgagttgatggtGTCAATTTTTCTTTAGCGTGTTGCAAACAGTCGATTCAGTTCCTGATTGGTAAAAGGTGCACAATTCACAGATGTCCTTATTCATGTTATGGGAATGTCCCAATTTCATCAATTTTCGGAGCAGCATCTATAATCACAGGATATGAACCACCCAACCTTTCACTCCCACTTCGATACGTATCACCACTACTATACGGTACAATTGATTTATGTTGTGTTTTCGATGGTCAAACATATTAttaacttttggaaacactgttaCATGAAACCGGATGGAGAACATGCATTCTGTACAAGCACAAGGGAGACTCATACCAAATAAGAGCCCAGTCATGCCAACGCTTATCAAGCATAGTACCTACTAGTGGGTGCAGTCACACTGAAGTCAGCGGGACTATATATGTTCGTATGCAGTCTGCATGGTACTGACTGTGTGCAGCAGTGATCCCAAGAGAGAAATGGGagggtttttatttaatttggcCATTTTAATTTGACATCGCTATATAGCCAAACTCCGGTTGAAAACGCCTATATGGATAGTTCATCTATTCAAGTCCCTGCAGCAGCTGAACCTAAATCTTGCAGCAAAGTCTCTGGATCCTGCAGTGCTCTGTTGCAGCAGACTAGAAATTTGGTGGcagtttcatttaaatgaagaaTGGAGGCTTTTATGATTTTGGCATGAAAATGAACACCATTATCAATACAGCTGCCCTGGTGTCAGTTTTGacttcccccccccgcctgcaAAATCAGTTTGTtggttttcaaccagctctgccatTTAGATTACCCGGTTTCACATGCATTTAGCCTCTGATGTGTTTACTTGTCCACTCCTTTTAACACTCCAAACTTTCCTTAATTGGAGGGCATCTCAGAACACCCCTTCTTTGATCagctcactccctgccccaggcaacCCCAATGTGCACGGCTCAGGATTCCCCAGGCaacccaaatgaaaaaaagattttcccgctaataaaaaggaaaaaagagaatgTAAATATGGAAATTCACTGACACTCAAACAGGCCCAGAGTTACCTGGGAACCCCGCTCCGTTCACTCATCCAACTCAAACCATCATGACTCACCAACAACACCCACTTCTGCCTCCTTTCCTGGTTCCCATTACCTTGCATCCCAAACGATCCCTTCCCACAGCATCTCCTCATTGTCTCATCTCCCCACCGCATCCCAAGAGCAGCACATGAGTGGGAAAGAGCTCCACATGCCCAAAAAGGAGGAGATACCCGTGTCTTGGATGGGATGTGGCCTGTAGCTGTCGGCCCATGGTTTTCACATGGGCCGGGCTCTTagcctgtgtggattctctggtgtgtAATAAGGTTTGAGCTCCGGCTGAAGCTCCGCCCACAGTGGGCACAGGTGTAGGGCCTCTCGCCCGCGTGGGTCCGCTGATGCTGGAGGAGATTGGACCTTGCGCCGAAGCTCCTCCCGCACTGGGCGCACTcgtgctgccgctcccccgtgtgGATCTTCTGGTGCTCGCTCAGCTCCGAGCCgcggctgaagcttttcccgcactggGCGCACTGGCGGGGCGCGTCCGCCGCGTGGAGTCTCTGGTGCCTGATGAGGGCGGTGCTCTTGGAGAAGCTCCTCCCACACTGGGCGCACTGGTAGGTCCGCTCGCCCGTGTGGATGGTCCAGTGCTGCATGAGGTGGGAACTCAggctgaagctcttcccgcatGCGCAGCGGTAGGGCCGCTCGCCCGTGTGCGTCCGCTGGTGCTGCACCAGGTGGGAGCTGACGCTGAAGCTCCGCCCGCATTCAGCGCACACGTAAGGCCGCTCACCCGTGTGGATCCGCTGGTGCCGGACCAGGTGGGAGCTGACCCGGAAGCTCTTTCCGCACTCGGCGCAATCGTAGGGCCGCTCGCCAGTGTGGATCCGCTGGTGCCGCAGAAAGGTGGAGCTCTGGGTGAAGCATTTCCCGCACTCGGGGCAGGCATAGGGCCGCTCCcccgtgtgggttctctgatggATGATCAGAGACGAGCTCTTGTtgaagctcttcccacagtcCGTGCACGTATTTGGTCTCTCCTGGTGGGTGAGGCCATCGCccacctgagcagatttaccccGGCTCTGTGCCGGCGGGTTCCTCCGCCGCTTTTCTGATCCGCACCGAGTCTCCCGGGCTCCTCCCCACTCAGGGCTCTGGGATCTTGTGGGTAAAGTCACGGGAGGCTCCACCACCTCAGGCGCTTCATGCAGGGGCTTCTGCTCCTCATTCTTTCTCGGCATCCCATCACCTGCTGGAATGAAAAGGGAATCCAGCCATGATTTGCTCCCTGCGCTGGGGAGAAAGAGACTCTCAGGAGTAggaagggcagtggggcttgTCATGAATATTAAAAGTCACCAGAACTAAACTCCACAAGAACCCTTCGCCGGGAGGGGGACTTATGCTGCCTCAAAGTCCCACCTGAGCCAGAGATAAAGGATGGGCGAGGGGAAGGACCCCTGTTTCATATCAGTTTGGATGGGTGGGAAGCCCTGAATGTCTAGGATCTGGTTACTGCAGTGAAGGAGGCGGGATGACAGAATGGCGAGGTCTTGCAACAGCTTGGGTGGAATTCCACAATTCTTCTCCGTTCACTGAGCTTTGGGCTTGGTGCAAGCTGCTTACTCCTCACCTGTGTGGGCACCGTTCACCATCGCCTCACGGCCTTGCATATCGGGGACCCGCAGctcttctccttgttctgtctggGATCACAGCGGGTCTCGGAACGGGCAGTCCTGCTCAGGGGAAAGGAAGTGGGTGAGGTCAGGGTTTGTCACACGTTTGCAGGGAGTTTGTTACAAAAATGGTGCATGGTTTTTAAATGATCCTTCCTTTCTGACGGCGAGTATATCTCATCTTAACAGAGGGGAAAATGTTCTTGGAGGCCGGTGGTGTAGCTAGGAGTGGAAAGGTGAGTGGCCAGGCAATGACCGACTCGCGCTAGCTCAGCTCGAGGAGACGTtgtggcatgggctagctgcccgagTCTAAGCCCACCCGACCTCTTGGGGCTGAGTTAGGGAAGAAGCAAGAGAAACTAAACTGGCTGAAGGAAGCGTCTACCCCGGATGCACGCACCACTCCGGGAGTGAAATGTGGGTGAGATGCAGCTTGTCTCCCTTGAGGCCGAGGAactgccctgacacctgcacagGGAGCAGGAGTCAGCGCTGGGAGGGCTCTGCTTCCTGGGGGCGGCTCTCTatcagtggcgggggggggggggggagggagcgacCAAGCTCCCAGCTCTGTGGGGAAGGGTTCTGGGGCATGGGTAGGGCAAGTCCCTgtgggggagtgggaggaagcCATTCCCATTGGGGTGTCAGGCCCCACTCTCCAGTGTGTATGTCACTGTCCAGTCTCTGTCCTGGCCCGGTGTGGAGGGGCTTCGCCTGCCGAGCTGGGCAGGAGTGTGGGGTTCCTCAGAAAATGACAAGCCAGAGGTGCTAGAGTGCAGTTCAGGTCCCGGAGCGATGCTCCAgcggtgctccagccctgctcagatTTGGGTAGGCCTGGGTGCTTAGTGGGTGGGCCATAGACTGTAAGGGGGTGGTGGGAGCTCAGAGCCAGCCAACCATATTCCAAGGTACAGCTCTTTTAGGGAGATCCTGTGGTACACTCAGGGCAAGGGGTGGGTGAGGATTCAAGCACACCCCTGGACGGAGGTTTGTGGAGACCCTGCACTCAGGCTGGAAGGAATGGCTTGAGGCTGGAAGGGTCAGAAGAACTGTAAGTTCCTAAGAGCGGCAATATTATTTCAGAACTCCTGGCTACATCTCCGTTAACTGGCGAACCAAGTGGGGGACACTGAGCGAGCtgactgcagtgctacacagtgAGGTGGTATGCTCTGCAACCAGACCGTTTGGGAACCTCGCCTCTCTGCTGGCAGATGCATTGTGCTCCCTTGTAGGAAATTTGGAGACCTCCCACTGAAGGGGACCTGATGACTTAGGCAAAAATCAAGTACGAAGCCTGTTGCTTGTTCATGACTGCTGGAACTGGGGGgtactgcagcacctcctggcttggagtggtttccattatacacagtatttacagtttggttcaatggctctcagcgcccccactagacaaattgttccagcaccacagTGCTCATCTCCACACCTGCAGAGAGACCATGGACAGGCCCGGTGTGGAGAGGAGACAGGAATTCTATACACCTGAGTGACTGCACACACACTACAGTTCTGTCCTCACGGAAAGCTCTGAGGACAGGGAAATTACCCTCCTATTTTATTTATCAAGTTCTGCAATGTCCTCAGCCTGATGCAAAACACAGAGGTGAAGCTAAAGAGCTTACTAAGAGGCAGACACAAAGAACGCGAAACTGGGACTTGCCAGaccgagtcagaccaaaggtgcagCCGGTCAGACATCCTCCCCGGACAGTGGCTAACCCAGatgattcaggaaaaaaaaaaaattcagggagGAAATTCTTGAAGTCAcgggggcaggatttcatcctgTCTGTAGAAATATTAAATACTGGCCTTTCATGAACAAAGCGCCGTACAACAACAGAATAAAATGAGCCACTCTGGTGACATTGTTCCCTCGGGCAGCACATTCCCTCAGCATTGCGTTTACTCTGAAGAGGAAGGGAACTGGCTTTGATTTTTGTTTCCCCCTCTGATTAAAAGGAAAGCAAACTGGCCCAATGCTGACGCAGTTGCTAAATCTGGGAGCTCATATCTTGGCCCTTATTTCTCCTTCTGCCCCTTTCAGtctcttctctcctttcccagTGCCACTCGCCCTCCAGCTGGGAGGTTGATCGCTGTTACATTTCCAGTGTGATGTGATCACTCTGCCCAGACAGTAACAGCCGGTGTGGGTCTGTGCAGTGAGCGGCTCTGGGGCTCAGGCACACAGGGAGCAGCAGTGGGGTAGGGGGGAAGGAAAAGGCATTTACAGATACTTTCCTGCCTTCTCTCTCAATTACCTGCAGTTCCTGGCTCAGAAGGTGACTGTAGAATCAGTTTGCTTCCCAAAGACATAGTTACAACCTGGGACAGGGCCCATGGTTGGTTTGTAGTGGCACTTTAGAGCATGTCTCTCAGCAGCCCAAGGCCCCTTGGAGATGGGAGATTAGCAGCTCCTTGCTCTGGGCTCTTGGACAGAAGGGAGCTGGGTAGAGACCTTCTCACCCGGGAAGCTCATCCTTAAAATCCCGAGGACAGGCAATCCAGAGGCAGAAAGAGAAGCAGCCTTCTGTCTTTTCCCAACAGCCATCACCCTCTAGTGGCAACAGCTAGGGGAACACTTGTGAATTTTGCACGGTTCACAGGTGGCGAGGAGGCTCTGTGAGCACACACTGAGCGTATGCCAGGGCTCATCAGTTATTTGTGGGCAAGGTCCAAATtgcttggtcaaggtatagtcaagagccagactccagagaaaataatacaaaaataataactaatgataataagtaaattaaAAGATTTCGAAAGCGGCtggcaggtagggttgccaactttgtaatcgCACAAAactaaacacccttgccctgccccgccccttccccaaggtcccgcccccactcGCTTCACCCCCCCCTCCTCCGTTGCTcattcttccccaccctcactcacttgcaccgggctggggcagagattggggtgcgggagaggggtgagagctctggtggggggtgcaggccctgggatggggccggggatgaggggtttggggtgcgggagggggctccgggctggggcagaggattgggacGCGGgagtgggtgcaggctccggtaGGGAGTTAGGGTAcgggaggtggctcagggctggggcagaggatgagggttttggggtgcgggagggggtgcaggctctggctggggatatGGGCTCTAGGGTAGGgccaaggatgaggagtttggggtgcaggaggggtctcagagctggggcagagggttggagtgcagaagggggtgcaggctccaggagggagtttgtgtgcgggagggagctcaggactggggcagggggttggggtgtaggagggggttcgGGATGCGGGCTGGCTCCTAGGCGGCGctgacctcaggcagctcccgggaagcagcagcatgtctggctcctaggtgggtgatgttacctcaggcggctcccagtcggcggcacagcagggctaaggcaggctccttgcctgccctggctctgcgcagctcccagaagtggccggcatgtctggcTTCTAGGCAGAGGAGCCAGGGGGTTCTGTGTGATGCCCACGCCCACAGGTgccgtccccgcagctcccattggctggggttcctggccaatgggagctgcgaagccagcccttggggcgggggcagcatgcggaggcccctggccacccctccgcctaggagccacagGATATGCTGCCGCTTCCAGGAACCGTGCGGAGCCAgggaggcagagagcctgccttagctgcgctgtgccaccaaccagacttttaacagcccggtcaacAGCATGACCGGAGCCGCCGGgaccctttttgaccgggtgttctggtGGAAAATTGGACACCGGGCAGCCCTACTGgcagtccggatttggcccgcaGTCCGCCTATTGATTCCCCCAGCCTATGCCATGCTCATAGCGACTGAAGCATGCGTCTCTGTCCggagggcagagcagagaatccAGGGGAAATTCCTCCTAACTCCCAatagttagaggttggcttatgtcaggggtggccaaacttactgaccctctgcgCTGCATACGATAATCTTCAGACGTTCGAGAGGCAGGTGTgtctgccagggctcagggcttctccctgctgcagggtggtggggctagggacTTCTGCCCTGCGGGGcggggggtctcagggctcctGCTGAaggagaagccctgagctccctccccactccagtCTGGTAAGCggagaatgggggagaggggtgtggagGGCTCCgggagccacactttaactgtaaaaaaaCCTGAGATTTTGCCACCTCTtgtaccctgaagcatgagggtttgtaTCATTTCCAAGACTCCTGGCTTTAGGGGTGATTATTTTGTTATTACATCACACAATATTCTTGTTACACATAGAACAATCCTTCTTTAAATTCCACGGAGCTATCTATTTAACACCCCTGCtaacatagtatctgagtacctcacaacCTTTAAAGTGTTTATACTCTTTGAGGTAGGGGAGTgctactattcccattttacacatggggagctCAGGCACAGGGAAGTTATGACCTTCCCCAGGTCACACAAGacgtttgtggcagagcagggaactgggaattgaatccagctctTCCAAGTCCTAGGATAGTGCCTTAGCCATTGGCCATCCTTCcttctctgttttttttaaagcttctgtAACAtgttgtggcaatgagttccacaggttaattgttcATTCTCtataaaagtatttccttttgtcagTTTTGAACTGACCACCTGTCAATTTCCTTGAATGTCCCcatgttcttgtattatgagaaaggaTGAATAGAAGCTCCCAGTGTACCGTCTCTAGAACATTCACTAATTTGTATATAGTGTTTTCTCTTAGTTTCTCATGTCCTTGTTTAGAAGATGGGGCTCAGCTCCCATTGTTGGGCACTAGCCGTTGCTTGTTTCTCTTCCGGGGGGGactcttcctcttgctgctgggtCAGGGTGTTGTTGCTCTTGAAATTCGGGATGGGGAGATGTTTGGGGACTTTACAATctagtttaaattttaaaaatcgcATTACAAACTTTTTAAATCCAGCTTGTTACCCTGTTTCCTTCTCCCTCACCCCCCTTTCTCCAGCTCCAGGAGAGAGACTGGCTTATTTGCCCCTTATTCAGTCCCACTCAGTAGAAATCATTTGCTTCTCCAGTGGAAATTTGTGGTCGGCTACAAGAAAACAATTCCTAATGATGAGGAGACTTTGGCCATGTGAAATAGTCTCCTCCTCAAGAGAAAGGGCATCACTAGCGCTTCCATCACTAGAGACATTGAAAATCTACGTAAAATTAGATAAAGTCCTGGAAAATAGGCTACAgactaggggtaggcaacctatggcatgcgtgccgccttcggcacgtgagctgattttcagtggcactcacactgcccgggtcctggccaccagtccggagggctctgcattttaatttaattttaaatgaagcttcttaaacattttaaaaaccttatttactttacatacaaccatagtttagttatatattatagacttatagaaagagaccttctaaaaacgttaaaatgtattactgtcacgcaaaaccttaaattagtgtgaataaatgaagactcggcacaccacctctgaaaggttgccaacccctgctatagacAATTCTACACAGACCCCCAGGAGATGGGAGTGAGGGCCTGAGAGATTCAGAGAGGGGAACTGCTGCGGGATATACTGGGATCGGGGGAGGCTGAGAgaagcttggcagaattcaattttttttacaattttaatggataatattgatttttatttttaagcactgtCTTTGATTTTTATCTAGCTACACTTTCGCCATTGTAAGGAAATTAGACATGGCGGGGACCAGACAAGAATTGTTTAATGACAGCAGACACTGACATTCATAAAGTTACAGCTTTGTAACCACTGggaaacacaaactgtcaacatcacgtGTCAAGATACACGAAGTAAATATCTTGAAACCAAACTCAAATAAGTCCTCAAGcggcatttttcttactttgcctatctctACATTTTGATTATGGATGGAAATACTTTTGCGTCCGTTCGCGCGTGTCCAGTGAAATCGACGTTTATTGATGCTTGCGGTGTTGTAGCAAAAACTGAATCCTTCTAAGCCTAGTTATAGAGAACAGAGACTTtgtgggagacagagagagggtcAGGTCAGAACAAAGCGACCCCTTTTAAAACCATCAGGAAGAGCTCAACCGgagacacacccacacccacacatccTCTGACAGAAGTGAGGGCATTTGGGCGGGAGATCCACCCTGTTCCAGGGGGATCCTAAACTAAAAGGGACGCTGGGCTGATGGGAACCTGGTCCGGGTGCgcctgcccagccctggagaACAGAGCTATGCCTGTCACATGCTGTTCTTTCCCCTCTGATTTTCTATTAGTTAAACACTGAGGAAGGATCCTGgactgctctgtgggggaggctgtGTCCAGGTTTCTGTGGGGATGACCGCTAGAGGGTGACGGTTATTGTGGCAGGAGAAGCTgtgcctctctctcctcttgctAGTTCCTGTGCTTTGGATACCAGGGGTTGAGCTTCCTGAGAtgtagctgctgctgcctgtaattTGCAATCGCAACAGCCTCTGCTGtgcccagaggcctgcctgagcTGTTCTGCTGCCTGACCCCAGGGAGAGATCTCACAGCAAGGCCCTGTTCCTAGCCAAGGTGGGGCCTGTCTCTGGCTCTGACTAGCCCTAGGGAGACACAGGTAATTGAGAG is drawn from Chrysemys picta bellii isolate R12L10 chromosome 18, ASM1138683v2, whole genome shotgun sequence and contains these coding sequences:
- the LOC101949560 gene encoding zinc finger protein 436-like isoform X1, which produces MQGREAMVNGAHTAGDGMPRKNEEQKPLHEAPEVVEPPVTLPTRSQSPEWGGARETRCGSEKRRRNPPAQSRGKSAQVGDGLTHQERPNTCTDCGKSFNKSSSLIIHQRTHTGERPYACPECGKCFTQSSTFLRHQRIHTGERPYDCAECGKSFRVSSHLVRHQRIHTGERPYVCAECGRSFSVSSHLVQHQRTHTGERPYRCACGKSFSLSSHLMQHWTIHTGERTYQCAQCGRSFSKSTALIRHQRLHAADAPRQCAQCGKSFSRGSELSEHQKIHTGERQHECAQCGRSFGARSNLLQHQRTHAGERPYTCAHCGRSFSRSSNLITHQRIHTG
- the LOC101949560 gene encoding zinc finger protein 436-like isoform X2, which translates into the protein MQGREAMVNGAHTGDGMPRKNEEQKPLHEAPEVVEPPVTLPTRSQSPEWGGARETRCGSEKRRRNPPAQSRGKSAQVGDGLTHQERPNTCTDCGKSFNKSSSLIIHQRTHTGERPYACPECGKCFTQSSTFLRHQRIHTGERPYDCAECGKSFRVSSHLVRHQRIHTGERPYVCAECGRSFSVSSHLVQHQRTHTGERPYRCACGKSFSLSSHLMQHWTIHTGERTYQCAQCGRSFSKSTALIRHQRLHAADAPRQCAQCGKSFSRGSELSEHQKIHTGERQHECAQCGRSFGARSNLLQHQRTHAGERPYTCAHCGRSFSRSSNLITHQRIHTG